Proteins encoded by one window of Mariniplasma anaerobium:
- a CDS encoding rhomboid family intramembrane serine protease, which translates to MDIILQRMNLYFKKNPVTFVLLVLNTIMFFVVLFNGGFTTASLINNGGLLPRLVTDNKEYYRLLVSMFLHAGLLHFLMNSYFLYYLGSFTEKLLGSTRYAIIYMLSGLGASVAVWLFSDPDVVTIGASGALYGIMGGLLILTFLKANWFSPYGIRSIRMISIINIVFTLTLSGAVSVQGHLGGLVSGIILTYLFIPDLPNSKQRYQDHINPNNQVHNGKIIIDMDDVTDDDIYTN; encoded by the coding sequence ATGGACATAATCTTACAACGCATGAATTTATACTTTAAAAAAAATCCAGTGACCTTTGTGTTACTTGTACTAAATACAATTATGTTTTTTGTCGTTTTATTCAATGGTGGTTTTACTACAGCCTCGCTTATAAATAATGGTGGGCTTTTACCTCGTTTAGTTACTGATAATAAAGAATATTATCGTTTATTAGTTTCAATGTTTTTACATGCAGGCTTACTTCATTTTTTAATGAATTCTTATTTCCTCTATTATTTAGGTAGTTTTACTGAAAAATTATTAGGTAGTACGAGATACGCTATCATTTATATGCTAAGCGGTTTAGGTGCATCAGTTGCAGTTTGGTTATTCAGTGATCCTGATGTTGTCACAATAGGAGCAAGTGGTGCGCTATATGGTATCATGGGTGGCTTACTTATCCTAACATTCTTAAAAGCTAATTGGTTTTCACCTTATGGAATCAGATCTATTAGAATGATTTCTATTATTAATATCGTCTTTACATTAACACTAAGTGGTGCTGTCAGTGTTCAAGGTCATCTTGGCGGATTAGTGTCCGGTATTATTCTTACTTACTTATTCATACCAGATCTTCCCAATTCGAAACAGCGTTATCAAGATCATATAAATCCTAATAATCAAGTGCATAACGGAAAAATTATTATTGATATGGATGATGTAACTGATGATGATATTTATACAAACTAA
- a CDS encoding TetR/AcrR family transcriptional regulator has product MQTKDKIIEVVIEYIKQDIDVTQISLSEIAKKADIGKSTVYEYFENKDTLICDTYMYLLSYYEQQILNPLSETTFKKAFIEQVRRLLHAMNDAKHLVETIMSHQKQVNHFNNKLIDKKMNEVSDHLQERFIDIMRLGILEKAVPSGLTKQPTRGYVIQALISGLSFQYINKQTQLDEEGILNLIYDEVLRVLQY; this is encoded by the coding sequence TTGCAAACCAAGGATAAAATTATTGAAGTCGTCATTGAATATATAAAACAAGATATAGATGTAACACAAATTTCTTTATCAGAAATCGCAAAGAAAGCTGATATCGGTAAATCGACAGTATATGAGTATTTTGAAAATAAAGATACACTTATTTGTGATACATATATGTATTTACTTAGTTATTATGAACAACAGATTTTAAACCCTTTATCAGAAACTACGTTTAAGAAAGCTTTCATTGAACAAGTTAGAAGATTATTACATGCAATGAATGATGCTAAACATTTAGTTGAAACAATCATGAGTCATCAAAAACAAGTTAATCATTTTAATAATAAGCTCATTGATAAAAAAATGAATGAGGTTTCTGATCATTTACAAGAACGATTTATAGATATCATGCGTTTAGGAATTTTAGAGAAAGCAGTTCCTAGCGGGTTAACAAAACAACCAACACGAGGTTATGTGATTCAAGCTCTTATCTCAGGATTATCATTTCAATATATAAATAAACAAACACAATTAGATGAAGAAGGTATTTTAAATCTTATTTATGATGAAGTTCTTAGGGTGTTACAATATTAA
- a CDS encoding RnfABCDGE type electron transport complex subunit D, with protein sequence MTQTYETVIKKALDKRNVMIMTIALSILVLSSTLIYGYQVLLVAAISLLAAFLVELMFHKGRKIDFDGAWMIYPLLLTLLIPSTLEIKYFWMVAVGSAFGTFFGKGIFGGSGKYVFNPALVGLLFVTVSFPQFFPTMLVRANEVGTTYSIVDMLLGSTPGALGETFRLGILVVGVILIFLKVIDWKIPLSIIGGVFVFVFIGRLLGFPKFPIAFYALLVGNLLFVSFFIAPDPVTAPIHNWGRVLYGLGIAAITVLIRYSDATYPEGTMFAIILMSAVAPLIDNMFENRALKKEGALDESKS encoded by the coding sequence ATGACGCAAACTTATGAAACAGTGATTAAAAAAGCACTAGATAAAAGAAATGTCATGATTATGACAATCGCGTTATCTATTTTAGTTTTATCGTCAACCCTTATTTATGGATATCAAGTTTTACTTGTAGCGGCTATATCCTTATTAGCGGCTTTTCTTGTAGAATTGATGTTTCATAAGGGCAGAAAAATTGATTTTGATGGAGCTTGGATGATATATCCATTATTGCTTACGCTACTCATACCTTCCACACTAGAAATAAAATATTTTTGGATGGTTGCAGTTGGGTCTGCATTTGGTACATTTTTTGGTAAAGGCATATTTGGAGGTAGTGGGAAATACGTATTTAATCCAGCTTTAGTTGGATTATTATTTGTTACAGTTTCTTTTCCTCAATTCTTCCCAACCATGTTGGTTAGAGCAAATGAAGTTGGAACAACTTATTCAATAGTTGATATGTTATTAGGAAGCACACCAGGAGCACTAGGAGAAACTTTTAGATTAGGTATTTTGGTTGTTGGTGTTATCTTAATTTTCTTAAAGGTTATTGATTGGAAGATTCCACTTTCAATTATTGGTGGTGTGTTTGTTTTTGTTTTTATTGGAAGATTACTCGGATTTCCTAAGTTTCCTATAGCTTTTTATGCTTTATTGGTGGGGAATTTATTATTTGTTTCATTTTTCATAGCTCCTGATCCAGTAACTGCACCTATACACAATTGGGGTAGAGTTCTATATGGATTAGGTATTGCAGCGATTACAGTTTTAATAAGATATTCTGACGCAACTTATCCAGAAGGGACAATGTTTGCAATTATATTAATGAGTGCAGTTGCACCATTAATTGATAATATGTTTGAAAATAGAGCATTAAAGAAAGAGGGTGCACTTGATGAATCAAAATCTTAA
- a CDS encoding adenosylcobalamin-dependent ribonucleoside-diphosphate reductase: MYVIKRNGTKELFDFNKIALAMFKSYKGVGANVTLADCQKQAEKITKSYEKDADINIEQIQDDVENFLMQSKHFDAARSYIKYREKQKHDRENPWSDNDERQDLILQKYLIKGESKKEFLKRVTLDKPALEKIFRKKEAIFGGRNLYAIGREGNITGSNCYVTEDPQDSLESIYKVDYQIARTYSYGGGQGMNLSNIRPKGAKVNNSSNTTPGVMVFAEKYSHTTLNTQQDARRGALMLVLNIGHPDIIDFITTKLDLNKVNGANISIALTDDFMKAAKDNKEWVMNFETPYETIEKKVNAKELLKLVGYAAHTMGDPGVVFIDHMNDYHFLSEYDEVKFTATNPCGEQPLMAHGSCNLGSINLNAFVKNPFTDQAVYDFDRFDFVTTEMIYALDDLLTLLGDRHALPQQRDHVTQYREIGLGVMGLADLALSMKLPYGSKMFLEFLDKLMRKMINSAAKATALRAKELGVFPKYDYDKISKSSFYKAAIDKDTDELIKKYGMRNSRLLSIAPTGSISNILGVSGGVEPFFQINYTRRIISIFEDEKTITVWEKTPVALAKAMNVDPEDLPAWALITSQNIDFEDRANVQATIQKYVDTAISSTFNVPNSANVDDVVNIYTTAWSKGLKGATVFRDRCAKIGILAGINEDTKDLNPANPPHLHIEEKWANKKTGVVKEYVTHISVSPTGYTPEKIEKELCPLCGGVLIKKQGCIQCSDPDCVYEKCAI, from the coding sequence ATGTATGTAATTAAGAGAAACGGAACAAAAGAACTCTTCGATTTTAACAAGATTGCTTTAGCTATGTTTAAGTCCTATAAAGGGGTAGGCGCAAACGTTACTTTAGCAGATTGTCAAAAACAAGCAGAAAAGATTACAAAAAGCTACGAGAAAGATGCAGACATTAATATTGAGCAAATTCAAGATGATGTTGAGAACTTTTTAATGCAGTCTAAGCATTTTGATGCTGCAAGATCGTATATTAAATATAGAGAAAAACAAAAACATGATCGTGAAAATCCATGGTCAGATAATGATGAAAGACAAGATTTAATTTTACAAAAATACTTAATTAAGGGCGAAAGCAAAAAAGAGTTCTTAAAAAGAGTTACTCTTGACAAACCGGCCTTAGAAAAAATATTTAGAAAAAAAGAAGCTATTTTTGGTGGTCGTAATTTATACGCAATTGGTAGAGAAGGAAATATTACCGGATCTAACTGCTATGTTACAGAAGATCCTCAAGATAGTTTAGAAAGTATTTATAAAGTTGATTATCAAATAGCTAGAACTTATAGTTATGGTGGTGGTCAAGGGATGAATTTATCAAATATCCGTCCTAAAGGTGCTAAAGTTAATAACAGTAGTAATACTACACCTGGTGTGATGGTATTTGCTGAAAAATATTCACATACAACATTAAATACACAACAAGACGCAAGACGTGGCGCTTTGATGTTAGTTTTAAATATTGGTCATCCAGATATCATTGATTTTATTACAACTAAACTTGATTTAAATAAAGTTAATGGTGCAAATATATCAATTGCTTTAACTGATGACTTTATGAAAGCAGCAAAAGATAATAAAGAATGGGTAATGAATTTTGAAACACCTTATGAAACTATTGAAAAGAAAGTAAATGCTAAAGAGTTATTAAAACTTGTTGGATATGCAGCTCATACAATGGGTGATCCTGGCGTTGTCTTTATCGATCATATGAATGACTATCATTTCTTAAGTGAATATGATGAAGTTAAATTTACAGCAACCAATCCATGTGGAGAACAACCACTTATGGCTCATGGTTCATGTAATTTAGGAAGTATCAATTTAAATGCGTTTGTTAAAAACCCATTTACTGATCAAGCGGTATATGATTTTGATAGATTTGATTTTGTCACAACCGAAATGATTTATGCATTAGATGACCTATTAACTTTATTAGGTGATCGCCATGCTCTACCTCAACAACGCGATCATGTAACACAATATCGCGAAATTGGATTAGGCGTTATGGGTTTAGCTGATTTAGCTTTATCTATGAAATTACCTTATGGGTCTAAAATGTTTTTAGAATTTTTAGATAAACTTATGAGAAAAATGATTAATTCAGCTGCTAAAGCTACAGCACTTCGTGCTAAAGAATTAGGCGTTTTCCCTAAATATGATTATGATAAGATATCTAAATCAAGTTTCTATAAAGCAGCTATCGATAAAGATACTGATGAATTAATTAAAAAATACGGTATGAGAAACTCAAGATTATTAAGTATAGCACCTACAGGTTCTATATCAAATATACTTGGTGTAAGTGGTGGAGTTGAACCATTCTTCCAAATCAATTACACAAGAAGAATCATTAGCATATTTGAAGATGAAAAAACAATTACTGTATGGGAAAAAACTCCAGTTGCATTAGCTAAGGCAATGAATGTTGATCCAGAAGATCTTCCTGCATGGGCACTTATCACTTCACAAAATATTGATTTTGAAGATCGTGCAAACGTACAAGCAACCATTCAAAAATATGTAGATACAGCTATCTCATCTACATTTAATGTTCCTAATAGTGCAAATGTTGATGATGTTGTTAATATTTATACAACAGCTTGGTCAAAAGGATTAAAAGGAGCAACAGTCTTTAGAGATCGTTGTGCTAAAATTGGTATCCTAGCTGGCATTAACGAGGATACTAAAGATTTAAATCCTGCAAACCCACCTCATCTTCATATAGAAGAAAAATGGGCTAATAAGAAAACCGGCGTTGTAAAAGAATATGTGACACACATAAGTGTTTCACCTACCGGATACACTCCAGAAAAAATTGAAAAAGAATTATGTCCACTTTGTGGAGGCGTTTTAATTAAGAAACAAGGATGTATCCAATGTAGTGATCCTGATTGTGTTTACGAAAAATGCGCAATTTAA
- a CDS encoding aldehyde dehydrogenase: protein MDKMESVFNKQKKFFNSNQTKDYEFRVEQLKKLKSAIKQHEEEITKALFDDLHKSSVEAYTTEIGFVLNSIDFTIKHLKKWMKPKKVKTPLFLFGTKSFMSQEPLGVICIIAPYNYPFQLVIEPLIGVIASGNTAIIKPSEYTVQTEAVIAKLISQTFDESYIKVITGAKEVTSKLLDLKFDHIFFTGSATVGKIVYEKASKHLIPVTLELGGKSPTIVDKTANLKIAAKRIIFGKFINAGQTCIAPDYIYVEKEIHEELINLFKKEIKNFYPDYNEFGRIINDRHFQRLKGLINPDKVVFGNEVDEKSKFISPTILDNVTWDDKVMQEEIFGPILPVLVYEELEEVIEIIKQKEKPLALYMFSNDKNEIHKVFHELSFGSGGINDAIMQVTNPNLPFGGVGLSGIGIYHGYTSFQAFSNQKTYTKKTTKFDIKLAYPPYTKKQEKIIRRFMK, encoded by the coding sequence ATGGATAAAATGGAATCAGTATTCAATAAGCAAAAAAAGTTTTTTAATTCTAATCAAACAAAAGATTATGAATTTAGAGTTGAGCAATTAAAGAAATTAAAATCTGCTATTAAGCAGCATGAAGAGGAAATCACAAAAGCTTTATTTGATGATTTACATAAATCTTCAGTTGAAGCATATACAACAGAAATTGGTTTTGTTTTAAATTCTATTGATTTTACTATAAAACATTTAAAAAAATGGATGAAGCCTAAAAAAGTAAAGACACCATTATTTTTGTTTGGGACTAAATCATTTATGTCACAAGAACCCTTAGGTGTTATATGTATTATAGCTCCATATAATTATCCTTTTCAACTTGTTATAGAACCACTCATAGGAGTGATAGCTTCTGGTAACACCGCAATCATTAAGCCAAGTGAATATACAGTTCAAACTGAAGCAGTTATAGCTAAATTAATTAGTCAAACATTTGATGAAAGTTATATTAAAGTCATTACAGGAGCAAAAGAAGTTACTAGTAAACTCTTAGATTTAAAATTTGATCACATCTTTTTCACAGGAAGTGCAACAGTAGGGAAAATCGTTTATGAAAAAGCTAGTAAGCATTTGATACCTGTAACTTTAGAACTTGGTGGTAAAAGTCCAACAATAGTTGATAAGACTGCAAATTTAAAGATTGCTGCTAAGCGCATTATATTTGGTAAATTTATTAATGCAGGACAGACATGTATTGCACCTGATTATATTTACGTAGAAAAAGAAATACATGAAGAATTAATAAATCTTTTTAAAAAAGAAATAAAGAATTTTTATCCAGATTATAATGAGTTTGGTCGAATTATAAATGATCGACATTTTCAAAGATTAAAAGGATTAATCAATCCAGATAAAGTGGTCTTTGGCAATGAAGTTGATGAAAAATCTAAATTTATATCTCCAACTATTCTTGATAACGTTACTTGGGATGATAAAGTCATGCAAGAAGAAATATTTGGACCTATACTTCCTGTTTTAGTGTATGAAGAATTAGAAGAAGTTATTGAAATCATTAAACAAAAAGAAAAACCTTTAGCATTATATATGTTTTCAAATGATAAAAATGAAATACATAAAGTATTTCACGAACTATCTTTTGGCAGTGGTGGTATCAATGATGCCATCATGCAAGTTACAAATCCAAATCTACCTTTTGGCGGAGTTGGATTAAGTGGAATTGGAATATATCACGGATATACATCATTTCAAGCATTTTCGAATCAAAAAACATATACAAAGAAAACTACTAAATTTGATATAAAACTTGCATATCCACCTTATACAAAAAAACAAGAGAAAATCATACGAAGATTCATGAAATAA
- a CDS encoding efflux RND transporter permease subunit codes for MSNYSVKKPITVLMGVLIIIVLGAYALTKLPLTLFPDINLPFVVTITTYPGENPETLESEVTNKIESSVATIGNFEEVSSMSYENFAVSIITFADGTNMDSVVIELRENLNNISFNENVGNTRILRISPDMLPVMTVTLFKTYDEDLTDEEILIRNTEWINKDILTELNSIQGVADVSISGQADVVLQVRLDDAKLTTYGLTQDQLLSLIEDQNTGGLVGVALDNGEIRMLYLGDMPQTLDEVKDLAIYHDGTDVIRLSDLAIADGISYIDASEESYSKINGEQGIQISFQKQNDVGITEVTSNILEKLDQITSDDPDAQYLILLDQGEYINTSISAVVQNIIIGGILAVLILFMFLKDIKPTLIIGLAIPISVISAFMLMYFSNVTLNLVSMGGLALAIGMLVDNAVVVIENIYRMINEGVSRKEAAIEGAKQVSGAITASTLTTIAVFLPLIFVEGLISDVFMSMALTIAYSLGASLVIALTVVPSMSSLILNDKKENKEGKVIHKLKVWYETSVLFTLKHKALTIITVLVLLGGSFFLVYSKGFILLPESDEGSIEISIETQSLASFTGKANLADELTVDLLEIDDVESVAATIGTSGNPMAMMGMFGSSTGINFSINLKSNRKLTTIENEKLILALLEAYNYDSIDNLSSTDILDFNVSSQNSAGALTGGSGISIKVSGYNLDTLEDIANDITAILSDVDHVVEIDNGVSAGSDNVKLTVNQDKAIEFGLTNQDVSENINYLFANLSGLTSSETLTVQIEGIDYELEIPNEALGDFSFGVFGDYLTFLGGVRLFDQTTRDMIDIYEADSNMSIYVPNVMLPTYVDGTPVQFIINPYLVIDAGVIVMNPFDVFNPTLESIALAPLFNLVDPNESVTDIEKVTGFSTIYTDGSNRYLTVNAQIEEGYNVTLISTEATDQVSTYLDNEFKDYGSGYNVEFVGENEEIMKAVSDLTVAAIVAILLVYMIMAIQFQSLVYPLIILATIPLAFTGGLLALLITNMNLSMVSIMGLIILVGVVVNNGIVLIDYINKLREKGLPVKEAIVEAGKTRLRPILMTALTTILALLVMALAIGEGSELLQPMAITAIGGLIYATILTLVVVPTIYAMLNRKAMLKEDKEVANQG; via the coding sequence ATGAGCAATTATAGTGTAAAAAAACCAATTACTGTTTTAATGGGAGTGCTAATCATTATTGTATTAGGAGCGTATGCTTTAACTAAACTTCCATTGACATTATTTCCGGATATAAATCTACCATTTGTTGTTACAATTACAACTTATCCAGGGGAAAATCCAGAAACTTTAGAAAGTGAAGTAACTAACAAAATAGAATCCAGTGTCGCAACCATTGGTAATTTTGAAGAAGTATCTTCAATGAGTTATGAAAATTTTGCAGTATCTATTATTACGTTTGCCGATGGAACTAATATGGATAGTGTTGTTATTGAGTTAAGAGAGAACTTGAATAATATCAGTTTTAATGAAAATGTTGGAAACACAAGAATCTTACGTATATCACCTGATATGCTTCCTGTGATGACCGTGACATTATTTAAAACATATGATGAAGACTTAACAGATGAAGAAATCTTAATTAGAAATACAGAATGGATTAATAAAGATATCTTAACTGAACTTAATAGTATTCAAGGTGTTGCAGATGTTTCTATCTCAGGGCAAGCTGATGTAGTCCTGCAGGTTCGTCTAGATGATGCTAAACTAACAACTTATGGACTTACACAAGATCAATTATTATCTTTAATTGAAGATCAAAATACTGGAGGTCTTGTAGGTGTTGCACTAGATAATGGTGAAATTAGAATGCTATATTTAGGAGATATGCCACAAACATTAGATGAAGTAAAAGATTTAGCAATATATCATGATGGAACAGATGTAATCAGATTATCAGATCTAGCAATTGCTGATGGTATTTCATATATAGATGCATCAGAAGAAAGTTATTCTAAAATTAATGGTGAACAAGGTATTCAAATATCATTTCAAAAACAAAATGATGTTGGGATTACTGAGGTCACTTCAAATATTTTAGAGAAATTAGATCAAATCACATCTGATGATCCAGATGCTCAATATTTAATTTTATTAGATCAAGGTGAATATATTAATACATCAATATCAGCTGTAGTTCAAAATATTATTATTGGTGGTATTTTAGCAGTTCTCATATTATTTATGTTCTTGAAGGATATTAAACCAACACTGATAATTGGCTTAGCTATACCAATATCAGTTATATCAGCATTTATGCTTATGTATTTTTCAAATGTTACCTTAAATCTAGTTTCTATGGGTGGACTTGCCCTAGCTATTGGGATGCTTGTAGATAATGCGGTGGTTGTCATCGAGAATATTTATAGGATGATTAATGAAGGTGTTTCTAGAAAAGAAGCAGCTATAGAGGGTGCTAAACAAGTATCTGGTGCAATTACTGCATCTACACTTACAACAATTGCGGTATTCTTACCACTTATATTTGTTGAAGGTTTAATTAGTGATGTCTTCATGTCAATGGCACTTACTATTGCATATTCACTAGGAGCTAGTTTAGTTATTGCACTTACTGTTGTTCCATCAATGAGTTCGTTAATTTTAAATGATAAGAAAGAGAATAAAGAAGGCAAAGTCATTCACAAATTAAAAGTTTGGTATGAAACTTCAGTATTATTCACTTTAAAACATAAGGCACTAACTATCATTACTGTTCTTGTTTTATTGGGAGGCTCGTTCTTCTTAGTTTATTCAAAAGGATTCATTTTATTACCTGAATCAGATGAAGGTAGTATAGAAATTTCAATTGAAACACAAAGCTTAGCATCTTTTACTGGTAAAGCTAATCTAGCAGATGAACTCACCGTTGATTTATTAGAAATTGATGATGTTGAAAGTGTTGCTGCTACTATTGGAACAAGCGGTAATCCAATGGCTATGATGGGTATGTTTGGATCAAGCACGGGTATTAATTTTTCAATTAACCTTAAATCTAATAGAAAGTTAACGACTATTGAAAATGAAAAATTAATTTTAGCGTTACTAGAAGCTTACAACTATGATAGCATTGATAATTTGAGTAGTACAGATATCCTAGATTTTAATGTATCATCACAAAATTCAGCTGGAGCTCTTACTGGTGGTTCTGGAATAAGTATCAAAGTAAGTGGATATAATCTTGATACACTTGAAGATATTGCCAATGATATAACTGCTATATTAAGTGATGTAGATCATGTTGTTGAAATCGATAATGGTGTAAGTGCTGGATCAGATAATGTTAAACTCACTGTCAATCAAGATAAGGCTATTGAATTTGGTCTAACAAATCAAGATGTTAGTGAAAATATTAACTATTTATTTGCTAATTTATCTGGATTAACTTCAAGTGAAACACTTACTGTTCAAATTGAAGGTATAGATTATGAACTTGAAATACCTAATGAAGCACTTGGAGATTTCTCATTTGGAGTATTTGGAGATTACTTAACATTCTTAGGTGGTGTTAGATTATTTGATCAAACAACAAGAGATATGATTGATATTTATGAAGCTGATTCAAATATGAGTATTTATGTACCAAATGTTATGCTTCCAACATATGTTGATGGCACACCAGTACAATTTATAATTAATCCTTATTTAGTGATTGATGCTGGAGTTATCGTCATGAATCCTTTTGATGTTTTTAATCCAACTTTAGAAAGCATTGCTTTAGCACCTTTATTTAATTTGGTTGATCCAAATGAAAGTGTTACTGATATCGAAAAAGTTACAGGCTTTTCAACTATCTATACAGATGGATCAAATAGATATTTAACAGTAAATGCACAAATAGAAGAAGGATACAATGTCACTTTGATAAGTACAGAAGCTACTGATCAAGTAAGTACATATCTTGATAATGAGTTTAAAGATTATGGCAGTGGATACAACGTTGAGTTTGTTGGTGAAAACGAAGAAATTATGAAGGCTGTTAGTGATTTAACTGTCGCAGCTATTGTAGCAATTCTATTAGTTTATATGATTATGGCAATTCAATTCCAATCACTTGTATATCCTTTAATCATTTTAGCTACGATTCCTCTAGCTTTCACAGGTGGACTTCTAGCATTACTGATCACAAATATGAATCTCTCAATGGTTTCAATCATGGGATTGATTATATTAGTCGGTGTAGTCGTCAACAATGGTATTGTATTAATTGATTATATTAATAAACTAAGAGAAAAAGGATTACCTGTTAAAGAGGCTATTGTAGAAGCAGGTAAGACAAGATTAAGACCAATTTTAATGACTGCTCTTACAACAATCCTTGCATTACTTGTTATGGCACTAGCTATTGGTGAAGGTTCTGAACTCTTACAACCTATGGCAATTACCGCTATTGGTGGTTTGATTTATGCAACAATCTTAACATTAGTTGTTGTTCCTACGATTTATGCAATGCTTAATAGAAAAGCAATGCTAAAGGAGGACAAAGAAGTTGCAAACCAAGGATAA